TCATCCAGGTTGGTGGAGGCGACCAGGAAATCCCGATCGGAGAAGCCGAGGAGGCATGCGTCGCCGAAGATGGCTGCGCCCTTGTTGTAGGGGCACAGCTTTCGCGCGGTGTCAAAGCCAAAGGTGACGCAGTCGTGGCAGGCAGACTGGCAGAGGCGCTCTGGTCGTCACCGATGCATTGGGCGAGGGCGTAAACAATGTCCGGAGCCACTCCGATCGTGATGGAAAAGAAGAGGGCAGGGGACGCGGAGACGTTGCCTGGCAGgtggcagcgcggcggcgaccaGGCGGAGGTTGCCGGCATAGGTGCCCTTAGCCATGCAGTACCCCGTGATGTTGCTGTTGCACGCCGGCCACGGTATGCCAGCCGCGAGCTGAGTGAGGGCCATCAGCCAGGAGGCCGGCGACAGCGAAGGCCACGGCGTGGCTGCAGATGCACATGGTTTCAAGTGGGTGCACCACTATTCTACAGGGAATAGAGTGCATAAATCCCACTAACACCAAGTGTTCTTTGCTCCGGTGCACGGCTTTGCAGTCAGCAAGAAATCCAGGAGAAGTTTAAAGAGAAGAAGAGTAGATTAAAATCCGCTAATGGAGAAATACAAATGGGAAGTGGACATTGAAAGGTCGTTGACTAACGGCGGCATAACAGGTTTGAAAAATCCCTGGAAATTTTTCTGCTCGAGGTGTTGGTAAAAATCCCTGGACTATCGTGGCCTAGGCATCTACATGCTCATCTGATCTGCGCGTGGACGGTCATCCAGCCCGAAGGTGATGCTGGCTTCTTGGCCTTGGAAGGGAACTGCCACTAGTGATTGCATTAGGCTGTGTGTGAGATTGAAAAAAGTAAACCAATTCGTCTAGTGAATCAACATGAGATAAAAGAGGAGGAcctggaggttgaagaagatgtACACTACCTGTTTGTAGGCACGGGTAAAATCATATTTCCAGCTCTGACATCTGCAGCTGCTTTTCGCAGCTAAAAACCAAGCATTTGCAGGTGCGGATTTAGAACTGTACTAAAAATAGATTTCCAAGAACAGTCCAATTaataaatttgaaaaaaaaataaaatgaccaTACCGAGAGGCTTGCCCTAGATAGGCCATTCCCAATCACCATGCACAAGCCGCCCAAGCAACAAGGAGCCTACAGCCGCCTGCATCGGCGCTCGCCCCACCTCAAAAGCTACACCCGCTCCGGGCCGCCACCGTGCCAGGGCCTACAACATCAGGGCCAAGGCTTCCTCCTGCACATGTGCCCCGTGCCAACCCCACCCTTGTTGGTGGGTGATGCCCGCCAACCTGTGTTGCACCTGGGCCGTGCCTGTGTCAAGGCCGGTGGCTACCGACTCTGTATGAGTTGTCGTATTTGCCACACAACTCATGATATTACTTTGTTTTCACAAATTAAGGATTTATAGAGTTATTAGGAGACAACTTCGAACACAACCCATTGTACATGTTTAAGTTATCTCATagttacgtgtcaatgcattaTACCGCATAATAGatgacaccaatgtacttgcccttagtACGGTATGTGTTCCACCATTGGGCATGCTTGTGCAGTGTTGGGGAATTTAGAAGTGTTTGTCTAGATACTATTTGAGTGTTTCCAAGCACATTGACGCTCAGCTTTTTACACCTTTAGATGAAGATCTAACAAACCATCTTTGTCTTTAACATCCTTTTGGAACTTCTTCTGCCTCTACCCTGCCCTTATTGCCACCCCATGTGCTGCTGCCCTACCGCGACGAGCTACAATCTCAACATCTCATCGGTGCTTCGTGTTGGCCGGACCAGCACGGAGGTACGGTGACACTTAGCCTGCCATGGCAGCTCCCTTCTAACCCTTCCTGCCAATAGCCATCCTTTTTTGTCATCACTCCCACCCCAACCCCACCTACCAAATGTCTTGCACCATCAACATCGGCAATGTCTCCGCTATATAACCTTGGCACCCACGCGCCCACCAACACCAGGTTGGCCACCACTGGCAGCCCTCCTCCTAAGCTGGCTAGACTCTAGCAACTTTGAACCCAAAACCCCAAAATCCGAATCCTGAACCCAAATTTCTCACTGGAGATACTCAATGACTTGTCTGAGATCAAAATTGCTCTCACCATTGTTTGATTCCACCTCTGGTTGgggtaaaaaaaattgaatgtgGAAGGCTTCAAAAACACTCACCTATCATATAGCTTTTCCTAGTTAGATTATGGATCTGCTGATGGATACTAATCCAAGTAATAATTTAAAAAGGGCGAGAAGGAAGCACCAGCTTTGTTGTAGTGGAAGAAGATGATGCATGGAGACAATGGTGCACTATGTCATGATCGTTAGTATCTGCACCATTTCTGTTGCATATGCAAACATAAGAGGAGACCTGGAAAGATTCTCGATAGGTAGGCTACAGGCCATGCATGACTCTCCCTCGAGGGGGGGGGGACCATcatgtcatgcatgcatcatcatCTAGCCGCAATGCCACGTGGTTGCTTTCACGAAAAATTGGCCTCCGTTTCCACCTCACCGGTGGCTCCATCTTCAACAGCCAACAATACGTCCAAATCCTCACACCATTCGCCCATCTCTCTCTATATAACTGAAGGCGTCTCTCTAAGGCTGTATCTCTCTcaccctccctccttcctccccaGCGATGAGAGGGATCAGATCGGAGGCTGTCAGTTCGTCCTCCGTCCTCAACTCCTTGCTGGTAAGGTGTTCCACAACAGGTTTGACTTGCTTGGATTGATCGTTCCTGGTTTAAATTATTTGGTGGCCTCATCGATTCTTTATTAATTTGGTATATACAGCTTGGcggaaggaaggaaggatccATGGACATGAcctccagcaccaccagcaacaCTACAGCGCCATCTGCTCTGCAGAACAAGCAGGTAACTACTCCATCCATGATCTGGCTCCTTACTCCTCCATTTCTAACTTTCCCTAGATATTCCCTCCATCAGTCTTTCCATATACAGAATGATTGATCTGTGTGGATTTGTAAAAGCCGCTTCTTTTGGATGTTGTGGTGAACTAGCTAGGTTGAAAATGCGTGAACATGATTTGTTTTTACCTGCCTGACTAATGGTAACGTTGCAGCTCGCTGCTAGGAGTTGAGGTGTACATCAGTGCAAATACTCAATCGGTAATGTATCCATGTGTATTCTCCTCCATGGAACGGAGCAACAAAAGATGCATTGATGTGTGGATCGATCTGTCTACTTTTCTTATCTAATTGCATATATAAAGGCTGAGGGAATGAAGATTTTCCtccttctattttttttgtatTCCAGCTTTAAGATCGATTAATCATCGTGCATTGGTGGCAAGTAGTACTATATGTTTATGCCTCAAAAGCCAGTAGCAAGTTAATTATAGGATTTATGGGGAAAGATAATTTTACTCAAAATTTATTTGTAGGAGTCGCCACTCCATCTTTCAGATGATAGAACCTTCACACTCTATACCTTCTTCCCCGATTCCAGTGACATGCCAATTAATGAGGTGAGGAATCAAGGTAGGGGGCCTTGCTCACTGGAGTGTAGTGAGTGAAAAAGGAAAGCTGCATTGATTTTAGTGATGAACAGGAACGGAGACGAGGGGTGTCAAGTTGTCATACTGACGAAGCCAATTAATTATGTGCAATGAAAAAATCTGGTCATAGGGAGCCATCGAAGAGGAGTAGCTAATGAATCAGGGGTTTTGGGGGTTGCGATAGTCAAGCAATTAGGAAATGTTGATGGAGGATGGAGACTTTAGGGGTGGATTGTTGGTATTGGACGCCGATGACCTTTGGTGGCGGCGACGGAACGGGAGGATGGCGAGAGATGGGGAGAAAGATTAGATTAAACAGTGTGTAATGGGCTGCTGGATCACATGAATTGGCGGCCCAAATTTAGGAAAAGCCCAATAACTAGATTGAGAAAAAGCATTGGGGTGGAGAAGTAGGCCTTTGGATGACATGAACCGATGGTCCAAAATTTAGTACATGCCCAAATAAGTTATGGTTGGATCCTAATGCAGGATCGGTTAGGAGAAAAACTTGGATTTAATTGGGGTAGGGAAATAAATGGGCCGTTTGATCACTTGAGTTGACGGCCCAAAATTCAGGGCTTGCCCATTTATGCTATAGCTGGATCCTATGGGAGGATCATGACTGATCAACAAAATAAGTGGGACAGAGATATGGACCATAAGATCACATGAGCTGACAGCCCAAAGTTTAGGGTTTGACCAAATAGGCCGAGATATGGGCCATAAGATCACATGAACTGACAGGCCAAAGTTTAGGGTTTGACCAAATAGGCAATGGCCAGATCCTATGAGAGGGCCATCATTGATCGAGAAAAGAACTGGGGTGGAGAAAAGAACCATTGGATCACATGAATCAATGGCCCAAATTTAGAAAAAGTCCAAATAGGCTATGGTTGGCTCGTGAGGGTCATGATCGATCAAGGGAGAATAAGCGGGCTGGAGAAATGGGCCGTTAAATCAGATGAATTGATGGCCTGtaatttaattggaacatgccTAGTAAATTGGATATAGGCAGATCCTAACACGATGGTTCTGATCAGTCGGAGAAGAGAATAGGGGTGGAGAAATAGGCTGTTGGATCATATGAATTAATGCCCAAAAATTTTAGGATATACCCAAATAGTCTATGGTTGGATCGAGGGGGGTCGTGATCGAGATTGAGAGAAAATAAGTGGGATGCAGAAATAGGTCGTTGGGTACATGGAATTAGTGGTAAAAAGTTTAGGACACACCTAAATAAGCTATGGTGGGATCCTAATGGGATGGTCATGGTTGATCGAGAGAACACAAGTTGGGGGAAGGGGGTGAAGATATGGGCTGCTGGATCACATGATTTGACAACCCAAAATTTATGACACGTCTCTATAGGTCATGATCTAATTCTACAATTGGGTTATGATCAATCAATATAAAATAAATGGGGTGGAAAAGTTGGGTCACATGGATTCATTGGCTCCAAATTTAGGACATGCCCAAAGAGACTATGGTTGGATCCTACAAGAGAGTTGTGATTGTTCTAAAAAAGTTTGGATAATGTGGGGGTGGAAAAAAATGGGCCATTGGATCACGCGGATTCAAGTGTATGTTGGTGGGCTGGAAATGCTCATGTGGGTTATACGCAAGCAGAAATGAGCTTGCACTACATTTGTTGAATTTCCATCCATCGGCCGGGATACAAgctaagtttgccgagtgccttagGCACTCGGTgaaggcccaaaaacactcggcaaagcgtttgccgagtgtagcACTCAGCGaactttccctcggcaaacagtggatTTTCCGAGTGTCATacgttgggcactcggcaaagcttcgcCGAGttccaaaaaaacactcggcaaacatattttttgaaaaaaaaatgccggccgccgccaccaccagcctccaccaccgccaccactgccacctgccaccacgccgcctcgccacggccgccgcccaccacgccgccacgtccGCCGGGGAGAAGGGAAGGGGCGGGCCGCGCCATCgtcgaggagaaggggagggggcacCCGGCCACCCACTGCCACCTGCCGAGGAGAAAGGGAGGGGGCCACCCGCCGCCACACCACCTGTCaccgaggagaaggggaggggatgACCGGCCGCCGCTGGATCCGGCCGCGAGGGGAGAGGATCtgggcgggaggggaggagccgccGTCGGATCGGGCCTggaggggaggtgctgccgccgcatccggccaccaccaccacctccaccaccacacccaccggccaccacctccggatccggggagaggaggggcgggcggcggtcggatccggggaggaggggcggcagcCGGATCCGGCTGGATCCGGGGAGagaggcggggcggcggccggatccgACTGGATccggggagaggggcggggcggcggccggatccgaccggatccggggagaggggtggggcggcggccggagatgCCGTCGGAGAGGGGCCGCCGCGCGAGAGAGAGGGAagaggggagaggaaggggagggtcGCCGgtaagggaggagggagggaggggccggcgggggcctGGGGAGGGGGGCGTCGGCGGGCAGGTGTGGGAGAGGAGGGGTGCGGGTCGGGCGCCTGGGAGAAGGGGAAGAGTGGAGGAGTGAAGGGGCGGCCGGTCGCGGGATTTTAGGGGGCGGGGcgcgggatttttttttctttgccgagtgtcttgagcgtaacactcggcaacaaaTTTGTTTGCAGAgtgttgacactcggcaaagatttttttcatttcttttatttttccttctttttcataacagtttctactcatattatttgaTCATATTATGCGATTTTaggtcaaattcactcaacaatatatatttgattgttCTACTCATATTACTTTATGCGGTTATagttcaaattcaatttatatcaattaaaattctataattgcacttaatacattaaaattatctaacagttccaaaaaattataaaaatttcatatgaaacaatatatgttctctactgcctatacaaaaagttttgtaatCAAaacaaactcgaccgtcactctAACTCCaattcttatcgaatccttctcaacgctactattcttcttctgagatgcttcgatttgtagacatcgtacgtgatgaaatgtgcgaaaccttctcaatttttttgtaTAGCCTCCACGTATggtatcatcacatcatgacaaatctcatgattttcagacttcgctTGCTTTtattacaatttaaaaatcattcggccacacgttcgtagtcgtgtttcctgaacaaaatgttcaaaatttcttttcatttcatgggtcatgTCTCAAATTtggctaaataacatgaatatcatttttctactcatttttttctataatttgaatcacttgcagttcaaatttgacttacaccaaaaatttccttgaaatacaattaattaaataaatatagcaaataaatccaaaaatataccaaattttaacatggagtatcacatgttgtatgtggggagtagaaaaaatttcaaggtcaaaagaggaaagaaaacttttttttttgccgagtgtcaaaaaaaaacactcggcaaagaggggggtttgccaagtgtttttttagacactcggcaaagccccgatttgccgagtgtttttatcttaccactcggcaaagagcttgtttgtcgagtgttaaaaaaacactcggcaaagaaaaaacactcggtaatttttagctttcccgtagtgctaGTTTGCATGCTGCACCATTAGAATCGATCCATCACCTTCCATATCGTCCTCTCTTTTTGCTTAAAACACATGATTGTATATATATTCCTTTTTGTTGCATGCTACTCCATATATGTAGAATCTAATTTGTGCATCCTGCACTATTCTAATCTTGTGCAGGAGGCGGCAATGGTGGCATCACCATCCAGGGAGGAAGCAGCTGCAGCTAGGAACATTAAGGCAAAGCAGGAAcggcagcagcaggtggtggcgagCGGCGCCGACGAGCGTAAACCGCGGCCACAGCAGGAGCAGGGGCTCAACTGCCCACGCTGCAACTCCACCAACACCAAGTTCTGCTactacaacaacaacagcaTGACGCAGCCGCGCTACTTCTGCAAGGCCTGCCGCCGCAACTGGACTCAGGGCGGCACCCTCCGCAATGTCCCTGTCGGTGGCGGCTCCcggaagaacaagaagaaccgCGCCGGgggctcatcctcctcctcctcggcaccACCAGCGCCATCctccagctgcaccaactccaaAAAGATGAACCTCACGCAACAACTGCTGATGATGCCAACTGCGATGGCACCTATGCCAGCCGACTTCCCCAATGTGCTCCCGACATTCATGTCGACAGGCGGCGAAGGATTCGAGCTCCCCGGCAGTGACCACCACTCTGTGCCCTTCCCGCCCTTGTCTCTGCCGTCCAACCCTGGCACAATGCCATCATTACTGAACATGCTGACAGGAGGGTTTCTAGACGGCGGGATGGGGGCGCAGCCATTTCTTCCAGCGCCGCCGTCGTTTGGTGCGATGCAGCATGAGCATGCGATCATATGTGGCTCATCTGACCAACAGGTGGTGGGGCCCCTGCAGGGAGTGGATAAGGCACTCAAGCCCCCtatggctgctgctggtggtagtgggctCCAGCAGTGGCCTTCGTCGGCAGCGCAGGAGCTGCAGGTTGTTGGTGGTGATGGCAGTGcgttcaacaacaacaacggcaacaacaatggcggaggggcATCAGGCGGCATCAGCGGGGTCGAGCACTACTGGCATGGATCAACCTGATGATCCATGTCGTTGTCTGATAGCTGACGTGTGTGCAGCAAAAATCACCATGCAAAGTACCATTATCATGAAGAAGAAGCGAATAAAGCAAGGGGAACCCAGCAGCCAATGCAATTCAGTACTAGTCTAGTTAATAATAAGCTAGTTTGTGGTCACGATGGCAAACTAGTCATCGTGCATCGCACATGCATTTTTCTTCATAATCTATCTCCATGCGTTAGTTCATGTATGAGCGAGTTTAGTTTCCATAATCATTGCTGGACGATTAGCTATCGTGCATTTATCGGATCATTTCATTTCCAGTGGGTATTCTCTTCGTTCCTCCGCTTCTTTGTTAATTACTTtaaagtgtgtgtgtgtgtgtgtgtgtgtgtgtgtgtgtgtgtttgtgttcCACTAGCTAGCTAATAGATAATGTGGGGAAGTTTCAAAAAGGAATCTCTAGGGTTGCTTTATGCAAGGTTAATTAAATTAAGAAATACTTTTAATTATTCCTAAATATGCTAAATAAATATATGCATATGGGTTTTGGTTaaaacactacgggaaacctcgaatttgccgagtgtaattacttcgccgagtgtattttttcgggcactcggcgaaggaccggtttgccgagtgcaataccaaaaacactcggcaaacataatacactcggcgaaggaccggtttgccgagtgccgccaaaaaaacactcggcaaacacccacaaggcactcggcaaagttggacactcggcaaactgacgagcacgtgacttccccgtgccgccgccgtcgcgactccgtgacggacgttaagctttgccgagtgtctacggggggcactcggcaaagccattagtttgccgagtgtcgtgatgggacactcggcaaagccagtagtatgccgagtgctagggggcacactcggcatactatagggtttgccgagtgtcttttgacacactcggcaaaaataatttttttttccctcctccaccctccaaactttttacactctaCATGTATGgtatttggcactgcatggtagaaggtggactattttttgacctgtttgctatatttaatcaattaatttcatttagagtaattttttgatttaagtcaaatttgaactgcaggtgattggaataatggaataatatgagtggaaaaatcatattcatgttagtgagtccaaattgaggtctcacccagaaaatgaaaaggaatttcgaacattttgctaaggaaacacgactacgaacgtgtggccaaatgattgtttaattctcaaaaatacaaacgaagtttgaaaatcacgagattttgcaagatgctatgatttcatatgtagaggctgtggtaaaaaattgacaaggtttcgcacaagttttgacatatgatgtttagaattcgaagcatctccggagatgattcgtagaagttggaaggatccggtaagattttgagatgaatcgataaatgtaattctcattgagtccaaattttttttataggctatagagaacatagattggttcatgtcaaattttgggaatttttcagatccgtttggtaatttttattcattaattgcacgtatatgaatttaatagatataaattaaatatgagctataaatccatgaaataatggaacaatattacttaaaaaatggaatacgcaatgtttagtgaatttgactaggtttacacaaagtttacatacttttaattactaaaagtgttgttgcacatgcaatataggtacgtttttgccgagtgtcgcagtagggcactcggcaaacacattgtttgccgagtgtcatccctagggcactcggcaaagattacCCCGGGTCCACGTGACAGCGTCAGTACGCAATTCGGGGAAAAAAActacactttgccgagtgcccttgatctagcactcggcacaccctttgccgagtgctagatcaggggcactcggcaaaggttacCCCGGGTCCACGTGACAGCGTCAGTACGCAattcggggaaaaaaaactacactttgccgagtgccccggacccggcacacggcaaagggggccgggtttgccgagtgcctgggacccggcacacggcaaagggggccgggtttgccgagtgcctgggaccCGGCACACGACAAAGGtccggtctttgccgagtgttggcactcggcaaagacccggtgtttgccgagtgcctcccgtctggcactcggcaaacccgccgttaccccgATGCCGTCATCCCGCATTTCATCGAGTAcatctttttgccgagtgttttttgaccgtcggcaaaatgtttgccgagtgctcgagttttgacactcggcaaactagtctttgccgacacaaaatttgccgtgtgctctttgccgagtgttacactcggcaaagcctttgccgagtgtttttaggcctttgccgagtgccccgggcactcggcaaagcttctgtttcccgtagtgaaaatttaaaaagtttttttGTGAATTATTAAAGAGACTAAGAACCAGGGTGTTACATATTCATGCTCGAACACACACGCCCACCTCAGACATGCCACACACATAAAAACATCATACCGCATTGTTGAAGAAATCAGTAGAATCATCCTATACTTTAGACAATGGGTGTGCCATATTTCCTTTGTGGTTCCACGTAAGAGTAGCTGCAAACTTTGTTTTGAGGACACAACCCCGGTGTGAAAACCCAGATTGAGCATGGTTTGAACTGCAGGCAGTGGAAACTACACCGGCCGACCACACCACTGAGCTATAAGATTTCTTGATACCTCCCAAGCCTACTGCTCTATGTAGTTACATCATACATGATAGCTTAGCTGCATGGAGAACAACCTTTGGCATTCATCAACTCATGATATATAGCTAGTGATTTTTGGACATTGTATGGTTTTCAGTTTTGATACTACTAAGAACGCTGGAGGCAGAAAGATATCATCTAGCAGTCTACTATGTATGCATGGTATGCATCCCTTTAAAATGTGCTCCTCAATTTCACTTTAGGCCAAACAAAGCAAATAAATTTTAGGATCAAATACAACCATCACTCTGTTGCGACTACGTTACGTAGTACTCCCtacatcccaaattactatttgttttagcttttctagatacataacttttgctatgtatctagacatagtttatatctagatgcatatcaaaagctatgtacctgtaaaagccaaaatgaatagtaatttgagatggagggagcaACATGCACTCGCAGCAGAGTGATGATTGTATTTGATCCTAAAATTTATTCTACGAATAATACTAATTTTTTTTCGATGAACAGATGTGCATGGTTTCAAGTGGATCTGCAGTGGTGGCAACCGATGAGGTGAGAGCACCAGTGCATATTCTACAGTGATGATCTGCAAGTGATCACTACTACAAAAAGGCCTATCACAGCTGGACCCAAAAATAGCATCACTGCCGGATTTGGGTATAGTTGGGAAAAGGTCGGCGGTGAAACCCACCCCCTTCACCGAGGTGGTAGAACCAGCGCTGATGTctgttgaaaaaaaaaggaaaaaatccCCAgccggccgcctcccgccggcacCTCCCACACACCGCCGCCGTCTGAGCCAGCTGGTCACCCTCGGGCCTCCCACCGCCGCTCTTGCCCCCGTCACCGCCTTTGTCTCCCGACGCCGCCCTTGCCCCTGTGCACCGCTGCCCTTGACCCCATCACTGAGAGAGAGAGGCCCCATACCTCGTCAGCCCGCCGTGCCTCGCCCCATGGCTCCCCTACGTTGGATGCCGATGCACCGCAGCTCCCTCGTGCCCGCATCCTCCACACAtgctgccgctcctcctcctacgCTGCAGCTCCACCACGCCTTGCTGCGCCCTCCCGCGCTCCTTGCCTTCGCCGCTCCTTGCCCCATTGATGCTCTTCGCCACATGTGAGAGGTGAGGGgcaagcagagggggaaggagaggggtggtggtgggaggGGTAGCGATGGGATCTGTGGA
This genomic window from Setaria viridis chromosome 8, Setaria_viridis_v4.0, whole genome shotgun sequence contains:
- the LOC140220285 gene encoding uncharacterized protein, with translation MALTQLAAGIPWPACNSNITGYCMAKGTYAGNLRLVAAALPPARQQRLCQSACHDCVTFGFDTARKLCPYNKGAAIFGDACLLGFSDRDFLVASTNLDDQKVFLYIIQNVSSDVVAGRFTASAFIADYVATTNSQSKFG
- the LOC117834086 gene encoding dof zinc finger protein PBF, with protein sequence MVASPSREEAAAARNIKAKQERQQQVVASGADERKPRPQQEQGLNCPRCNSTNTKFCYYNNNSMTQPRYFCKACRRNWTQGGTLRNVPVGGGSRKNKKNRAGGSSSSSSAPPAPSSSCTNSKKMNLTQQLLMMPTAMAPMPADFPNVLPTFMSTGGEGFELPGSDHHSVPFPPLSLPSNPGTMPSLLNMLTGGFLDGGMGAQPFLPAPPSFGAMQHEHAIICGSSDQQVVGPLQGVDKALKPPMAAAGGSGLQQWPSSAAQELQVVGGDGSAFNNNNGNNNGGGASGGISGVEHYWHGST